A region of Silurus meridionalis isolate SWU-2019-XX chromosome 15, ASM1480568v1, whole genome shotgun sequence DNA encodes the following proteins:
- the lars1b gene encoding leucine--tRNA ligase, cytoplasmic, protein MTERKGTAKLDFLRKIETEIQKKWEEEKTFEIDAPGVEVKTKNKYMVTFPYPYMNGKLHLGHTFCLSKCEFAVGFQRLKGLQCLFPFGLHCTGMPIKACADKLKREMELYGNPPQFPDEDEEEAEEKPKTSDEIIIKDKAKGKKSKAAAKAGSSKFQWDIMKSLGLKDEEIVKFSNAEHWLDYFPPLAVEDLKKMGVKVDWRRSFITTDVNPFYDSFVRWQFLTLRDRKKIKFGKRYTIYSPKDGQPCMDHDRQTGEGVGPQEYTLIKMKMVEPYPAKLSTLKGKKVFLVAATLRPETMFGQTNCWIRPDMKYVAFETVSGDVFISTQRAARNMAYQGFTKKNGVVPVVMQLLGQDILGCALNAPLTTYKTIYALPMLTIKEDKGTGVVTSVPSDAPDDIAALRDLKKKAALREKYGIEDHMVLPFEPVPIIEIPGYGNLSAPLVCDELKIQSQNDREKLAEAKERVYLKGFYEGVMLVDGFKGQKVQDVKKPIQKMMVDKGEALIYMEPEKQVISRSADECVVALCDQWYLDYGNKEWKQQAVTVLESLETFCDETRKNFEATLAWLQEHACSRTYGLGTRLPWDEQWLIESLSDSTIYMAYYTVAHLLQGGVLNGLGASPLGIRPEQMTREVWDFIFFKTAPFPKTNIPKEHLQRLRREFEYWYPVDARVSGKDLVPNHLSYYLYNHVAMWPEDSGKWPRAVRANGHLLLNSEKMSKSTGNFLTLSQAIDKFSADGMRLALADAGDTVEDANFVETMADAGILRLYTWVEWVKEIISNQNNLRTGPADTFNDRVFASEINSGIIRTEQHYERMMYKEALKTGFFEFQAAKDKYRELAIEGMHRDLVFQFIENQTLLLAPICPHLCEYTWALLGKTDSLMKARWPAAGPVNEVLIRSSQYLMETAHDLRLRLKAYMQPSKNKKGDNKPPVKPSHCTVYVAKSYPPWQHSALSLLAKHYKNNNGALPDNKVIALELGSMPELKKYMKRVMPFVAMIKDNLEKKGPRVLDLELEFDERAVLLENIVYLTNSLELDQIDVLFASEGDDKVKEDCCPGKPFTVFRSEPGVSVFMVNPQPFSGLFSSQLDIQEGDTRDSIARRLYKSNRGIKDVTRVKLMRFEDPQLGPRRVPVLGKEEHGKLVISDKCVFHIKLEEKKVLLSDNGVTVDVGDTLIYLID, encoded by the exons ATGACG GAACGAAAAGGAACTGCGAAGCTCGACTTCCTGAGGAAGATCGAGACGGAGATCCAGAAGAAATGGGAGGAGGAGAAAACTTTCGAGATCGACGCACCAGGGGTGGAGGTTAAAAC taagAACAAGTACATGGTGACCTTTCCGTATCCGTACATGAACGGGAAACTGCACCTCGGTCACACGTTCTGTCTCTCCAAGTGTGAG TTTGCAGTGGGTTTTCAGCGCTTAAAAGGACTCCAGTGTCTTTTCCCCTTCGGATTACACTGCACTGGAATGCCTATTAAA gcctgTGCAGACAAATTAAAGCGAGAGATGGAGCTCTATGGAAATCCACCCCAGTTTcctgatgaagatgaggaggaagCAGAAGAGAAGCCGAAGACCTCGGACGAGATCATCATCAAAGACAAGGCGAAGGGGAAGAAG AGCAAAGCAGCTGCTAAAGCCGGATCCTCCAAGTTCCAGTGGGACATCATGAAGTCTCTGGGCCTGAAGGACGAGGAGATCGTGAAGTTCTCTAACGCTGAGCACTGGCTCGATTATTTTCCTCCACTGGCAGTGGAAGATCTGAAAAAGATGGGTGTGAAG GTGGACTGGCGTCGCTCCTTCATCACCACCGACGTTAACCCTTTCTACGACTCCTTTGTCCGCTGGCAGTTTTTGACTCTGAGAGACAGGAAGAAGATCAAGTTTGGGAAGAG GTACACGATTTACTCTCCGAAGGACGGACAGCCGTGTATGGACCACGACAGACAGACTGGAGAA gGGGTCGGACCTCAGGAGTACACGCTTATTAAAATGAAGATGGTGGAACCTTATCCTGCAAAactgag CACTCTGAAAGGGAAGAAGGTGTTCCTGGTGGCAGCCACACTGAGGCCGGAGACCATGTTTGGGCAGACGAACTGCTGGATCAGACCTGATATGAAGTACGTGGCGTTCGAGACTGTGAGCGGAGATGTGTTCATCAGCACGCAGAGAGCTGCCAGGAACATGGCCTACCAGGGCTTCACGAAGAAGAACGGAGTGGTGCCTGTAGTCATGCAACTGCTCGGACag GACATTCTCGGCTGCGCCCTGAACGCTCCATTGACTACCTACAAGACCATCTATGCCCTGCCGATGCTTACCATCAAGGAGGATAAAG GAACAGGAGTAGTGACGAGCGTGCCCTCGGATGCTCCTGACGACATCGCTGCGCTCAGAGACCTCAAAAAGAAAGCG GCTCTGAGGGAGAAGTACGGGATCGAAGATCACATGGTGCTGCCTTTTGAACCG gttcCCATCATTGAGATCCCAGGTTATGGAAACCTTTCAGCTCCTCTGGTGTGCGATGAGCTGAAGATCCAAAGCCAGAATGATAGAGAGAAGCTCGCTGAGGCCAAAGAGAGAGTCTACCTCAAAGGCTTCTATGAAGGG gTTATGCTGGTTGATGGTTTTAAGGGGCAGAAGGTTCAGGATGTGAAGAAACCGATTCAGAAGATGATGGTGGACAag GGCGAGGCGTTGATTTACATGGAGCCTGAAAAGCAAGTGATCTCTCGCTCGGCAGACGAGTGCGTGGTGGCTCTGTGTGATCAGTG GTATCTCGATTATGGAAACAAGGAGTGGAAGCAGCAAGCTGTTACTGTTCTGGAGTCTCTGGAGAC ATTCTGTGATGAGACGAGGAAGAACTTCGAGGCAACACTAGCATGGCTTCAGGAACACGCCTGCTCCAGAACATATGGTTTAG GTACACGTCTGCCGTGGGACGAACAGTGGCTTATCGAGTCTCTATCAGACTCCACCATCTACATGGCTTACTACACTGTAGCCCACTTACTGCAGGGAGGAGTTCTCAACGGACTGGGAGCTTCACCTTTGGGAATCAG ACCGGAGCAGATGACCAGAGAGGTGTGGGACTTCATCTTCTTCAAAACAGCTCCCTTTCCCAAGACAAACATCCCTAAGGAGCATCTGCAGAGGCTGAGGAGAGAGTTCGAGTACTGGTACCCCGTGGATGCTCGTGTCTCCGGGAAAGACCTGGTGCCAAACCATCTGTCCTACTACCTGTACAACCACGTGGCCATGTGGCCTGAAGATAG tgGGAAGTGGCCCAGAGCCGTTCGGGCCAACGGACACCTCCTGTTAAATTCTGAGAAG atgtccAAGTCCACAGGAAACTTCCTGACCCTGAGCCAGGCCATCGACAAGTTCTCTGCAGATG GTATGCGCTTGGCTCTCGCCGATGCCGGAGACACAGTAGAAGACGCAAACTTCGTAGAGACCATGGCAGACGCTGGCATCCTGCGTCTCTACACCTGGGTGGAATGGGTCAAAGAGATCATCTCCAACCAGAACAATCTGAGAACCGGACCTGCGGATACGTTTAACGATCGCGTGTTCGCCAG TGAAATTAACTCTGGGATCATCAGAACCGAGCAGCATTATGAGAGAATGATGTACAAGGAGGCACTAAAGACAGGATTCTTTGAGTTccaa GCAGCGAAGGATAAATATCGTGAACTGGCCATCGAGGGAATGCACAGAGATCTGGTGTTCCAGTTCATAGAGAATCAGACCCTGCTCCTGGCTCCTATCTGCCCTCACCTGTGTGAGTACACCTGGGCACTGCTCGGAAAG ACTGATTCACTGATGAAGGCTCGCTGGCCTGCGGCTGGTCCAGTCAACGAGGTTCTGATCCGGTCCTCACAGTACCTGATGGAGACGGCCCACGACCTGCGGCTCCGTCTCAAAGCCTACATGCAGCCTTCTAAGAACAAG aaaggagACAACAAACCCCCGGTGAAGCCCTCTCACTGCACCGTGTACGTGGCGAAGAGTTATCCCCCCTGGCAGCACAGCGCCCTCTCTCTCCTGGCCAAACACTACAAG AACAACAATGGAGCTCTTCCTGATAATAAGGTTATTGCGCTGGAGCTGGGATCCATGCCGGAGCTGAAGAAGTACATGAAGCGCGTCATGCCGTTTGTGGCCATGATCAAG gacaaCCTGGAGAAGAAGGGGCCGAGGGTGCTGGATCTAGAGCTGGAGTTTGATGAGCGAGCAGTCCTACTGGAGAACATTGTTTATCTCACTAACTCCCTGGAG CTGGATCAGATCGACGTCCTGTTCGCCTCAGAAGGAGACGATAAAGTGAAGGAGGACTGCTGTCCAGGAAAACCCTTCACTGTGTTCAGATCAGAG CCTGGTGTGTCAGTGTTTATGGTGAACCCTCAGCCCTTCAGCGGCCTTTTCTCCTCTCAGTTGGACATCCAGGAGGGAGACACCAGGGACAGCATCGCTCGCCGACTCTACAAATCCAACAGAGGCATCAAAG ATGTTACCAGAGTGAAGCTGATGCGTTTTGAAGACCCTCAGCTCGGCCCTCGGAGAGTTCCCGTGCTGGGGAAAGAGGAACACGGCAAGCTGGTCATTTCAGACAAGTGTGTGTTCCACATCAAACTGGAGGAAAAGAAGGTGCTTCTGAGTGACAACGGCGTCACGGTGGATGTGGGAGATACACTCATTTATCTGATCGACTGA